The genome window GGACAGGAATTCTGAAAAACAGATAGAGTTTAATTGTAAAAAATCTACTTTTCCTACCGGGAAAGAGTTTCCGCGTGACATAGCAACCCCCAGCAAGGAACCAGCACAGGCTATTGGGTATTCCGGAGCGTTTTCACAAAAGTATTTTAACGTGTTGAGCGCTTCATTACATTCCTGTATTTCATCGAATATAATAAGCGTTTTTTCCGGTTTTATAGCCTGTCCATGCACCAATGATAAATTTTGCAGAATACGCTTTACATCCTTGGTATTTTCAAAGAACTGCTTCAAATCCGGCTGCTCTTCGAAATTAAAATAGGCTACATTATCAAACTCCGATGCACCAAAATGCTTCAGTAACCATGTCTTCCCTACCTGCCTTGCACCCTGCAAAATGAGTGGCTTCCGGTCCGGGGCCTGCTTCCATGCGGATAATTGTCTTTGTATATTAGCTCTCTTTATTTCCATTTTCACTAATTAAGTGCCAATTTTGTGATAAAAAACACATAAATGGCACATAAAATGTGCAATATAGGAAATATTCATAATTTCAGCATAAAAACCTAATGCGTTTTCAACTCCGCCTTACCCCACTTCCAGCACTTTGGCGCTGCCCACATAAGGTGCGCGCTAAATTTAATTGTCGTCCCTGAGCAGGCCATACATGATACCCACCGCCACTACCATAGTAAAGTTAGTATCGGGCGGCAACACATCGCTGGTGATGGCTATTTCCAGGACAGGCGATCCTTTTAGCAAGGGGAAACACCTGGTATCTGTATATACGGCGTTGTTTACCGGGTATTTTACATGCTATGTACTGTTTCGGGCCGCGCCTGCACAATAAATAGTTCACCGCTATCGCCATCTTTGGCCCACTCGATATCCATCGGTTTACCGTAATGATCTTCTATCTGCAAAGCCCATCTGGCAAACGTGTCGATCTCAGCATCCGACAATACAAATTGTTTACGTTTATCCAACGGTGTATCTATATTGACGTGCCTGACAGGTAGATGACGCCTTTAAAACCCGATTCGGGTGCTGCATCAACTCGTCGAGCGGTCCATTCAACTTGTTGTGTTCAAGGAACAAGCGGAAAGCAGCAGCCGTGGTAGCAAATCCATCCGGCACATGAATGCCTGCCTTGCCAAGCCTTGAAAGCATTTCTCCGAGGGAGGCATTCTTTCCACCCACTGCAGCTACCTCCTGCATGGTAACCTCATTTAATTGCCTGATATAGGTGCTCATGATAACAGTCATTTTAGGAGATCAAACCATTTCTTCCCTGCTTTTGCCCACCAACGCCCGGAGAGCAGGGAAAAGCCCCAGGACACAGTATTGACCAATACTTTGTTGCTACTCTTCAACGCCTGCCATTGATGTTCCATTTTTTCTTCCAGCCTGATGCGCTTCTGCAGCAGCTTTTGCTGTTCTGCTTTGAGATGCCGGATATTTTTAATCTTCTTCATCGCCCGCGTCGTTTTTAAATAATTGATGAATGATCTTGTTCATGACCGGGATGCGTATCATCCTTTCTTTAGCTGTCCACGTGATAACGCCAATAAGCAGGTAAACACCGGCTACGATGAGGAAGCCACTCCAGGGCTTACCTATCCAGGCCGATAAGGCCAAAGCGCCTGCGATACTGGCAAAGACCAGTACAAATAAAAATACCACAGCAACGATAGCTCCGGCGACGAGATCAGAAATGATCAGCGATGTTGTTTCCGCGGCGCTTAGCTTCACCGAATCCACACGTGTATTCACATATTCTTTTACAGAAGCGGCCAATCCGCGGATACCTGTCGTTGATCCTTCCATAGTACTGTGCTTTAAGGTTCACCATTAAGCCAGCCCATTACCGGCTTCTTCCATTTCCTTTTTGATTTCATCGAACTGGTTGCCGGCTTCCTTGCATTTTCTCTTAAAGCCCTCTGCCAGTTTCTTTCCTTCTTCGCCAAGCTTACGCCGGGTTTCGGACCCCTTATCAGGTGCTAATAAGATACCGGCAATAGCGCCTGCTGCGGCGCCGATGGCAAATGCGGCGAGTATTTTGGAGGTATTGTTCATTTTTTATGCTTTTTAAGGTGGAATAATAGTGCTAAATTATCTACCGGTTGCCAATTGGCCTATGACAGGGATCAACGGGCGCACTGATCATCCTCAGCCAAAACCCTTTTACAGACATTTAGTTTTACCCAATATGGATACGTATCGTTTAACAAGCCGTTCATTCGGCAAGCTGCTGCAGGTCACCGTGTTCCTGCTGGTGATCCTGTACTTTGGGAGAACGCTGTTCATACCGATGTGCTACGGCCTCCTGATCGCCATTGTCTTGTACCCTATTTGCAGATGGCTGGAGCAAAAGGGCTGGCCGCGCAGCCTTGCCATTACGGCGGGGTTGCTGATCGTAGCAATATTGTTTGCCGCCCTGCTGACGCTATTGGTCATCCAACTTCAGGTTTTCTGGAAAGATTTCCCGGCACTGCTGGCCAAACTGAAGCCAGCCTTGTTACAGTTGCAGGCCTGGATCACCTCTTTTGGTATTTCCACGCCTGCCCAGCACCAGTGGTGGCAGCAAACCCTTCAACAGGCAGGCAGTAATATGGGTAGTTTTATTAAAGGGGCCTTGTCGGCCGGCATGGGCGGGATCGTGATCCTGTTCCTGGTACCAGTATACACCGCTTTATTCCTTTACAACAGGCGGGTATTTGTGCAATTCCTGTCCAGGCTGGCAGGAACTGAATACCGTGAACAATTACAGCATGTATTGAAAGAAGTGATCCATACTTACTTCAATTTTATCAAGGGCATGGTGATGGTATACATCATTGTGGGCATCCTCAATAGCATTGGTCTGTTGGCATTGGGTATTCCCCATGCCCTATTATTCGGCATGCTTACAGCGATCATGACCATTATTCCTTATGTAGGCATCTTTATCAGCGCTCTGCTGCCTATATCAGTTGCCTGGATCACCAGGGATTCTATTTGGTATCCTATGGGTGTGGTGGCCGTATTCGGCTTTGTACAATACCTCGAAGCAAATGTGATCTTCCCCCGCGTGGTGGCGGCACAGCTAAAAGTAAGCACCTGGGCCACCCTGGTGGCCATTATTGCCGGCGGCATTTTATGGGGTGTATCCGGCATGATCCTTTTCATCCCCTTTACCGGTATCCTCAAAATTATCAGCGATCATTTACCGGCTACTTTCCTGGGTCATCTGAATGTACTGCTGGACCGGAGTCCGAAAAAATAAATCTTTTTCATGACTGTTAATTCTTCTTTTCTACTAATGCTTTACCACATTTCGGGCATACGCCTTCTTTGGTGAGGGTCACTTCAGGGTGCATGGGGCATGTATATGCCTTTGTCACTTCGGCCTTCATCTGTTCTTTAGGCGAAAGTTGAAGCTTCCTTCCACATTGGGGGCACTTACCCGGATCATGCTTGGATACATTTACATGAACAGGGCAAATGTAATTTTTTGTTATTGCCTTTTTTATTCGTTCCTTACCAGACAATTTGAGGGCCATGCCGCATTGAGAGCATTTTCCAGGCTTATCACTCTTCACATCAGGATGCATAGAGCAGGTATAAAAGGTTTCATGTTTTGTAGTATCCGTCTTGCCCGCTTTTGTTTGTGCGAACAGGGACAGGGAAGTAAGAAAAAGCCCAATAATTAGAATAAGAATCTTTTTCATATTTTTTTATTTAAGGTTTTTAAGACAGGTTGTAAGAAGCACAGATTATTGCAAGAACTGGTAAATATCTGGCTCTGACGCTGATCGTATTGTCCATTACAGGTTATTTGTTGTGGGCAATGAAAAGGGGCATTTTCACTTCGGTCATCAACAGATCGGCCATGCTGGGCCGGAACCACCGGGATACCATGCCACGCCGGTAAGCGCCTAACACCAACAAGGCATTACCGCCATAAGTGCGCAGGTGACGCAGTATCTCTGTTTCGGGATCACCCTTTAACACAGTATACCTGGCAGCCGGCAAATGACGTTTCATGAATTCTTTCATGAGCCTGTTATCGGGCACATGGGAAGAATGCCCCGGTTTGTTGACAGTTAACACCTCTATTTCATCTATATTGAGGTCGGCCAATACATAACAGAACATCCGGGTGGCAAACACCGAAGAAGGCTCGCCATCGTACAGGATGCTTACTTTTTCGATGGGCTTATATTGGCCAGGCACAACCAGGACCGGGCACTGTACGCCTTCCAGCAATTCCCGTACAAACCGGGTGGGCAGGTCCTCCGCATAATGCGTTAAGGTTTCATGGCCCTCAATGATCAGCAGGTCGGCATAAATACTTTCATGCAGCAATTCCTGCAAAGCAATATTACGATCATGGTGAATGGAATAATTGATCGAAGCGTTATCACAAGCAACTTTGAAGTATGCTACCGCCTCTTCTCTTTTATTTACATCTCCCTCTTCCAGTATAGCTCTTTTATGCTCAGATACTCCTTCAGCCCCTGCCAATTCGTAAATTTTATAACTATGGTAAGTTACATCATCGAGGAAAACACCTACGAGGTGTGCCTGTTGCCGGGCTGCAATAGCAACTGCGTACTGTACAGCCGATTTCGCCAGTTTTAAGCCATCGAGGGCTACAATTATCTTTTTCATACCCTTTGGTTTATTGTAATAAAACATATAGGATAAAGACCAATTACACCTTGCTGCTGGTATTCACGGGCTGTTCATGATCATGCAGGGCCATCAAAGGAATATGGCTGTGCAATACGAACTGTTTGGTATGGCTTCTGTGGATGAGCGCATCCCATATGTTGTGCCGGTGTGGCAATACCACCAGTAAGTCCACCTCATTCCTTTCAGCGAAACTGAGGATCGCATCGTCTGTATTTCCTTCAATAAAATGAAAACTGGGCCTTACATTCCTTAGTTTTTTCCCCAGCCAGCCAGACATAAATACAGCCTGTGGATCATAGGTCTGTTCGCCGGTGTTAAGGATATGCAATGATGCATTAAAATCAGTAACCAACTGGTTGATCTCATCGAGCGGAACAGTTGCTTCCGGATCCTGCAGGTCGCAGGCCAGACCAATCTTCTTTACCGCTTTGAACTTCGCTTCCAAAGGGACCGTAATAACAGGCCAGGCCAGGTGTTTCATAGCGCTGATTGCATGGCTGCCAAACAGGAAACGCTCTGCAGCAGTAGTTCCTTTACAACCCATTATTACTGCATAAGGCTGTACGCGGTCGCATACCGTGCCGAGCTCTGTCAGGAAGTTGCCCATTCTTAGTTCTGTATTCACCTTTACCTGCCCACCGGTCCTTTGTTCCAGTTGTTTTTTAAACCCGGCCAGCCCGTCTTCTGTCCGCTTCTCCCAATCAACCAGGCCTGCAGGGACCGCTGTGTCGCCATAATTCACGGGCAATGGGTAGATATGCAACAATAGCACTTCTGCCTGCAACGCCTGGGCCATATCCATGGCATAGGAGGTGGCATTTTTTGCTGTTGACGAAAAGTCTGTAGCTATGATCAGGATTTTCATACACTTACTTTTTTGGTTGAGTATTTGATGATGGCTCTCCAAAACTACGGGAAGCAAAAGGCTGTTTACCTGACCTTGCGCTGGCTGCAGGATGATTTAATCAGTCATTGCAGGCTGATAATACTCATAACGGACCCTGACTACGGTCCTTGTCCGGTTATTGCTGTAGTATAGTATTACTTCGTACCAAAGCAGCTTCAAATGAGGGGGTTACGTTGGCTTTGCCAATGGCAAATAATAGCCGGGCATCCTTTAATGCATCCAGCACCTGGGAACTGTGCACTTCCGACAGGATGAGCTTTGTATGGCGCTGTTTCGAGGCTGTGTACACTTCCCGGATCGCCTTAACACCGGTTGCATCAATGATAGGAACTTTTCCCATGCGGATGATAAGCACTTTAGGCGGCTTTTCAATAACCCGCATAGCATCCTTGAATTTATAGGCCGCGCCGAAGAACAGTGGACCGGTGATCTCAAAAACTTCCACGCCTTTCGGAATATCGTATCCGCTAAAAACTCCGTTGCCTGTTTCCTGTTCATCCTGCCGGCCGGTGAGTATATTAACTCCAGAGGTTTGTATCATCTTTCGCATGAACAGGAAAGCGGCCAGCACGATACCGATCTCTATAGCTACAGTAAGGTCAATCAGTACCGTTAATAAAAAGGTAGTAAGCAGCACGGCAATATCACTGCGTGACCCTTTCAATACTGCCCGGAAACTATGCCATTCACTCATATTATACGCCACTACCACCAGGATGCCGGCCAGCGTAGGCATAGGGATCAGCGCCGCCCATTTACCGGCAAACAACATGATCAAC of Paraflavitalea devenefica contains these proteins:
- a CDS encoding PEP/pyruvate-binding domain-containing protein codes for the protein MDKRKQFVLSDAEIDTFARWALQIEDHYGKPMDIEWAKDGDSGELFIVQARPETVHSM
- a CDS encoding PEP/pyruvate-binding domain-containing protein — protein: MSTYIRQLNEVTMQEVAAVGGKNASLGEMLSRLGKAGIHVPDGFATTAAAFRLFLEHNKLNGPLDELMQHPNRVLKASSTCQARQYRYTVG
- a CDS encoding phage holin family protein; the protein is MEGSTTGIRGLAASVKEYVNTRVDSVKLSAAETTSLIISDLVAGAIVAVVFLFVLVFASIAGALALSAWIGKPWSGFLIVAGVYLLIGVITWTAKERMIRIPVMNKIIHQLFKNDAGDEED
- a CDS encoding YtxH domain-containing protein produces the protein MNNTSKILAAFAIGAAAGAIAGILLAPDKGSETRRKLGEEGKKLAEGFKRKCKEAGNQFDEIKKEMEEAGNGLA
- a CDS encoding AI-2E family transporter, whose product is MDTYRLTSRSFGKLLQVTVFLLVILYFGRTLFIPMCYGLLIAIVLYPICRWLEQKGWPRSLAITAGLLIVAILFAALLTLLVIQLQVFWKDFPALLAKLKPALLQLQAWITSFGISTPAQHQWWQQTLQQAGSNMGSFIKGALSAGMGGIVILFLVPVYTALFLYNRRVFVQFLSRLAGTEYREQLQHVLKEVIHTYFNFIKGMVMVYIIVGILNSIGLLALGIPHALLFGMLTAIMTIIPYVGIFISALLPISVAWITRDSIWYPMGVVAVFGFVQYLEANVIFPRVVAAQLKVSTWATLVAIIAGGILWGVSGMILFIPFTGILKIISDHLPATFLGHLNVLLDRSPKK
- a CDS encoding heavy metal-binding domain-containing protein gives rise to the protein MKKILILIIGLFLTSLSLFAQTKAGKTDTTKHETFYTCSMHPDVKSDKPGKCSQCGMALKLSGKERIKKAITKNYICPVHVNVSKHDPGKCPQCGRKLQLSPKEQMKAEVTKAYTCPMHPEVTLTKEGVCPKCGKALVEKKN
- a CDS encoding universal stress protein, giving the protein MKKIIVALDGLKLAKSAVQYAVAIAARQQAHLVGVFLDDVTYHSYKIYELAGAEGVSEHKRAILEEGDVNKREEAVAYFKVACDNASINYSIHHDRNIALQELLHESIYADLLIIEGHETLTHYAEDLPTRFVRELLEGVQCPVLVVPGQYKPIEKVSILYDGEPSSVFATRMFCYVLADLNIDEIEVLTVNKPGHSSHVPDNRLMKEFMKRHLPAARYTVLKGDPETEILRHLRTYGGNALLVLGAYRRGMVSRWFRPSMADLLMTEVKMPLFIAHNK
- a CDS encoding universal stress protein, with translation MKILIIATDFSSTAKNATSYAMDMAQALQAEVLLLHIYPLPVNYGDTAVPAGLVDWEKRTEDGLAGFKKQLEQRTGGQVKVNTELRMGNFLTELGTVCDRVQPYAVIMGCKGTTAAERFLFGSHAISAMKHLAWPVITVPLEAKFKAVKKIGLACDLQDPEATVPLDEINQLVTDFNASLHILNTGEQTYDPQAVFMSGWLGKKLRNVRPSFHFIEGNTDDAILSFAERNEVDLLVVLPHRHNIWDALIHRSHTKQFVLHSHIPLMALHDHEQPVNTSSKV